The following coding sequences lie in one Myxococcales bacterium genomic window:
- a CDS encoding serine/threonine protein kinase produces the protein MASPQNLDEASSPGTRFDGKWLLERLLGSGSTAHVYAAKHIYGFDAALKIMHPSLVTSRERAKRFLEQGYLSNQVAHPAMVRIYDDGESESGPYLVMDRVDGETLEAKLHALPKGTPLPVAEALRIGRDLLQFVVAIHAGNLTHRSLNPTEILIARNGQLRVIDFDSGQGRDAHTEKNLSLAPPASRSPTYFPPELAAASAVDGQADMWACGALLYRMLAGSPPFVATRHSERSAYFNTDRVGPPLTEVCPDLPAALTASIERALLPDPAMRFSSAAALLAAIERSSPR, from the coding sequence ATGGCTAGCCCGCAGAACCTCGACGAGGCGTCCTCGCCCGGGACCCGATTCGACGGGAAGTGGCTGCTCGAACGGTTGCTCGGCTCGGGGTCCACCGCGCACGTTTACGCGGCCAAGCACATCTACGGGTTCGACGCGGCCCTGAAGATCATGCACCCGTCGCTGGTCACCTCGCGAGAGCGCGCCAAGCGTTTCCTCGAGCAAGGGTACCTCTCGAACCAGGTGGCCCACCCGGCCATGGTGCGCATCTACGACGATGGCGAGTCCGAGAGCGGCCCCTACCTCGTGATGGACCGGGTCGACGGCGAGACCCTGGAGGCGAAGCTCCATGCGCTGCCGAAGGGCACGCCGCTCCCTGTGGCCGAGGCCCTCCGCATCGGGCGCGATCTCCTGCAGTTCGTGGTGGCCATCCACGCCGGAAACCTCACCCATCGCAGCCTGAACCCCACCGAGATCCTCATCGCTCGCAACGGCCAGCTGCGCGTGATCGACTTCGACTCGGGCCAGGGGCGAGACGCGCACACGGAGAAGAACCTGAGCCTCGCCCCGCCGGCGTCGCGTTCGCCTACGTACTTTCCGCCGGAGCTCGCCGCGGCGTCGGCGGTCGATGGGCAAGCCGACATGTGGGCGTGCGGGGCCCTGCTGTACCGCATGCTCGCGGGCAGCCCCCCGTTCGTGGCGACACGCCACTCGGAGCGGTCCGCCTACTTCAACACCGACCGCGTGGGCCCGCCCCTCACCGAGGTGTGCCCCGACTTGCCCGCGGCGCTCACAGCGTCGATCGAGCGCGCGCTGCTCCCCGATCCCGCGATGCGTTTCTCGAGCGCCGCCGCGCTGCTCGCGGCGATCGAGCGCTCCAGCCCGCGCTGA
- a CDS encoding multicopper oxidase family protein — translation MRPHRLRALCTVCALCASAGAAGMTFASCSSPTTEPTPDAGVPADVAASDAAAPSLQPPGWDQGLRMPALEDLNAAPGVVEVRLEAKVVPIAIGGQTLPMWTYQGILPGPVIRAKRGDRVLVHFTNSLPAPTTIHWHGLRVPNVMDGVPDVTQAPIPPGGTFDYEFRVPDAGTFWYHPHVASSTQVGYGLYGALVVDDPEGVAVVPPTDELTLVLSDVSITDAGVLETPDATGGLGDYFGREGRPLVNGRVRGAVKARPGLPQRWRVVNASRARYAALELPGFDVYRLGGDVGFAEVARRLPFGIATVVPGERVELFVVPRGAPGQSIVGTWNTVDRLHTTAPPEKTPVLDVALEGEPVIGKDLPPAKLAAFEPVSGVDASAPPAHALAFVDDRGALSMSHTQGDGGMFTVRARTSEVWTVANMTGQDHPFHLHGFAFQVLDTGNGPPAQRELRDTVNVVARQRITIAIPFDDRVGTWMYHCHILDHADVGMMGMFMLH, via the coding sequence GTGCGCCCGCACCGATTGCGCGCGCTCTGCACCGTCTGCGCGCTCTGCGCGAGCGCGGGCGCCGCGGGGATGACCTTCGCCTCGTGCTCCTCCCCCACGACCGAGCCCACCCCCGACGCGGGCGTGCCCGCGGACGTGGCCGCGTCCGACGCAGCCGCACCCTCGCTCCAGCCGCCCGGGTGGGACCAGGGGCTGCGCATGCCCGCACTCGAGGACCTGAACGCGGCGCCGGGGGTGGTCGAGGTGCGCCTCGAGGCGAAGGTGGTGCCCATCGCGATCGGTGGGCAGACCCTGCCCATGTGGACCTACCAAGGGATCCTGCCGGGGCCCGTGATCCGCGCGAAGCGAGGCGATCGGGTCCTCGTCCACTTCACGAACTCGCTGCCCGCGCCCACCACCATCCACTGGCACGGACTGCGCGTCCCCAACGTCATGGACGGCGTGCCCGACGTCACCCAGGCGCCGATCCCGCCGGGCGGCACGTTCGACTACGAGTTTCGCGTGCCCGACGCGGGCACGTTCTGGTACCACCCGCACGTCGCGTCGAGCACCCAGGTGGGCTACGGCCTGTATGGCGCGCTGGTGGTCGACGATCCCGAGGGCGTGGCCGTGGTGCCCCCGACCGACGAGCTGACCCTCGTGCTCAGCGACGTGAGCATCACGGACGCGGGCGTCCTCGAGACGCCCGACGCCACGGGGGGCCTCGGCGACTATTTCGGTCGCGAGGGGCGTCCGCTCGTGAACGGGAGGGTGCGCGGCGCCGTGAAGGCGCGGCCGGGGTTGCCGCAGCGGTGGCGCGTGGTCAACGCGTCACGCGCCCGCTACGCCGCGCTCGAGCTGCCGGGGTTCGACGTCTATCGGCTGGGCGGCGACGTGGGCTTCGCCGAGGTGGCGCGGCGCCTGCCATTCGGCATCGCGACGGTGGTGCCCGGTGAGCGCGTAGAGCTCTTCGTGGTGCCGCGCGGCGCTCCTGGGCAGTCGATCGTCGGCACCTGGAACACCGTCGATCGACTGCACACCACCGCCCCCCCCGAGAAGACGCCGGTCCTCGACGTGGCGCTCGAGGGAGAGCCCGTGATTGGCAAAGATCTCCCTCCCGCGAAGCTCGCCGCGTTCGAGCCCGTCAGCGGCGTCGACGCGTCGGCGCCACCCGCGCACGCGCTCGCGTTCGTGGACGATCGGGGCGCGCTCTCGATGTCTCACACGCAAGGCGACGGCGGCATGTTCACCGTGCGCGCCCGCACCTCCGAGGTGTGGACCGTCGCCAACATGACGGGGCAAGATCACCCGTTTCACCTGCACGGCTTCGCGTTCCAGGTGCTCGACACGGGCAACGGACCGCCCGCGCAGCGGGAGCTCCGTGACACGGTGAACGTGGTGGCGCGGCAGCGCATCACCATCGCCATCCCGTTCGACGATCGCGTGGGTACGTGGATGTACCACTGCCACATCCTCGATCACGCCGACGTCGGCATGATGGGGATGTTCATGTTGCACTGA
- a CDS encoding KamA family radical SAM protein gives MQRTSLKVIDPAGNTTASAHATPAARPPVEPGTLRHAELVSGEFWRHIPAYKDVSEAQFLDHNWQAKNSVTRVDKLLAAIAGLVDDGFIKDAEEGFRRAPMSVRISPYMLALIDWRDPHKDPIRTQFLPLGSRLFADHPKLDLDSLHEQADAPVPGLTHRYPDKALFLPLDTCPVYCRFCTRSYAVGVDTEEVEKVSLKANEERWKLAYEYIRSRAELEDIVISGGDAYQLRASQLEEIGMTLLDMPNVRRMRFATKGPAVMPQKILTDEAWTDALTRVVERGRKLHKEVVLHTHFNHPNEITSITQAAMNKLFERGVFVRNQSVLQRGVNDSPETMTLLVKRLGHVNVHPYYVYVHDLVKGVEDLRTSVDTAIHIEKHVRGSTAGFNTPVFVVDAPGGGGKRDAHSYEHYDRETGISVYQAPSVKPGQFFMYFDPLHQLSTSAQRRWADPAEQAVMVAAALGRAKERAR, from the coding sequence ATGCAGCGAACCTCTCTCAAGGTCATCGACCCGGCGGGCAACACGACCGCCAGCGCGCACGCCACGCCGGCCGCGAGGCCCCCGGTGGAGCCGGGCACCCTCCGCCACGCCGAGCTCGTCTCCGGTGAGTTCTGGCGCCACATCCCCGCCTACAAGGACGTGAGCGAAGCCCAGTTCCTGGACCACAACTGGCAAGCCAAGAACTCGGTCACGCGGGTCGACAAGCTGCTCGCCGCGATCGCCGGCCTCGTGGACGACGGCTTCATCAAGGACGCGGAGGAGGGCTTCCGCCGCGCGCCGATGAGCGTGCGCATCAGCCCCTACATGCTGGCGCTCATCGACTGGCGCGATCCCCACAAGGACCCCATCCGCACCCAGTTCTTGCCGCTCGGCTCGCGCCTCTTCGCCGACCACCCGAAGCTCGACCTCGACTCGCTTCACGAGCAGGCCGACGCCCCGGTGCCGGGCCTCACGCACCGCTACCCGGACAAGGCGCTCTTCCTCCCGCTCGACACGTGCCCCGTCTACTGCCGATTCTGCACGCGCAGCTACGCGGTCGGCGTCGACACCGAGGAGGTCGAGAAGGTCAGCCTGAAGGCCAACGAGGAGCGCTGGAAGCTCGCGTACGAGTACATCCGCTCCCGCGCCGAGCTCGAGGACATCGTCATCTCGGGCGGCGACGCCTACCAGCTGCGCGCCTCGCAGCTCGAGGAGATCGGCATGACCCTCCTCGACATGCCCAACGTGCGCCGCATGCGCTTCGCGACCAAAGGCCCGGCCGTGATGCCGCAGAAGATCCTCACCGACGAGGCGTGGACCGACGCCCTCACGCGCGTGGTCGAGCGCGGCCGAAAGCTCCACAAGGAGGTGGTGCTCCACACGCATTTCAACCACCCGAACGAGATCACGAGCATCACCCAGGCGGCGATGAACAAGCTCTTCGAGCGCGGCGTGTTCGTGCGAAACCAGAGCGTGCTCCAGCGCGGCGTGAACGACTCGCCCGAGACCATGACGCTGCTCGTGAAGCGCCTCGGCCACGTGAACGTGCACCCGTACTATGTGTACGTGCACGATCTCGTGAAGGGCGTGGAGGACCTGCGGACCTCGGTCGACACGGCCATCCACATCGAGAAGCACGTGCGCGGCTCCACCGCCGGCTTCAACACCCCGGTGTTCGTGGTCGACGCCCCCGGCGGCGGCGGCAAGCGCGACGCGCACTCGTACGAGCACTACGACCGAGAGACGGGCATCAGCGTCTACCAGGCGCCCAGCGTGAAGCCCGGGCAGTTCTTCATGTACTTCGACCCCCTCCACCAGCTCTCCACGAGCGCGCAGCGGCGCTGGGCCGATCCCGCGGAGCAAGCGGTCATGGTCGCCGCCGCGCTCGGCCGCGCCAAAGAGCGCGCACGTTGA
- a CDS encoding WYL domain-containing protein produces MAVMGTRLPRGNGSRVGRTRGKFTQFRRLDALRDLFESQPLGFTLADLAATLRISERSVRRYLREMTEPLQLEFVEPVPGGARVWRMKPGERARAIVLRRAQAQALLATRALFEPTRGSAFFDEVALALGELRKLTQRPAPRGAGKAADPDATLHERVVFLGTPGRIPPSRAEEIDVAIQALTSARSLTLQRRSQAARSVFFPYGVVFDRGNLVLVGWLEESRSVVVLPLEATSKLELGEKKFRVPESFELSQYLHGDLGVAAPAKARLLVEFDARVADVVRARKVHPAQRVAVAPDGRVRVSAPLGDRERARAWVLGFGDAAKVVEPAELAADLRETLLAAAAKYT; encoded by the coding sequence GTGGCCGTGATGGGCACGCGCCTCCCCCGAGGCAACGGCAGCCGCGTGGGCCGCACGCGCGGAAAATTCACGCAGTTTCGGCGCCTCGACGCCCTTCGCGACCTGTTCGAGAGCCAGCCGCTCGGCTTCACCCTCGCCGACCTGGCCGCCACGCTCCGCATCTCGGAGCGCTCGGTTCGCCGCTACCTCCGCGAGATGACCGAGCCGCTCCAGCTCGAGTTCGTGGAGCCGGTGCCAGGTGGCGCGCGCGTGTGGCGCATGAAGCCAGGCGAACGCGCCCGCGCGATCGTGCTGCGGCGGGCCCAGGCGCAGGCGCTCCTCGCGACGCGCGCGCTGTTCGAGCCCACCAGGGGCTCGGCCTTCTTCGACGAGGTGGCGCTCGCCCTAGGCGAGCTGCGCAAGCTCACCCAGCGACCGGCCCCGCGCGGCGCGGGAAAGGCGGCCGATCCGGACGCCACCTTGCACGAGCGCGTGGTGTTCCTCGGGACACCCGGGCGCATCCCGCCCTCGCGCGCGGAGGAGATCGACGTCGCCATCCAGGCGCTCACCTCGGCGCGATCGCTCACGCTCCAGCGCCGAAGCCAGGCGGCGCGCTCGGTGTTCTTCCCCTACGGCGTCGTGTTCGACCGCGGCAACCTCGTGCTCGTGGGGTGGCTCGAAGAGAGCCGGAGCGTCGTGGTGCTCCCGCTCGAGGCGACCTCGAAGCTCGAGCTCGGGGAGAAGAAGTTCCGAGTGCCCGAGTCGTTCGAGCTCTCCCAGTACCTGCACGGCGACCTCGGCGTGGCCGCCCCGGCGAAGGCCCGCCTGCTCGTCGAGTTCGACGCCCGCGTGGCCGACGTCGTGCGCGCCAGGAAGGTCCACCCCGCGCAGCGCGTCGCCGTGGCGCCGGACGGTCGGGTGCGGGTCTCGGCTCCGCTCGGCGACCGCGAGCGCGCCCGCGCCTGGGTCCTCGGCTTCGGCGACGCGGCGAAGGTCGTCGAACCCGCGGAGCTCGCAGCCGACCTCCGCGAGACGCTGCTCGCGGCCGCTGCAAAGTACACGTAA
- a CDS encoding thymidine phosphorylase, translating to MKRSIVELIAAKRDGHPLSRDEIARIIADFQRGEIADYQLSAFLMASFLRGLSDDETVALTEAMLHSGTVLDLSHVPGVKVDKHSTGGVGDKVSICLAPLVAACGVPVPMVSGRGLGHTGGTLDKLEAIPGFRTDLPTADFVKIVSEVGTCMIGQTKDIAPADKRIYALRDVTATVECIPLIVASILSKKLAEGIDGLVLDVKVGSGAFMKDEARARALAEALVRVGTGANKHVVALLTRMDAPLGREIGNASETREALEVLHGEGPSDLVECTRVLAREMLQLGRVAATAEEADARIDEAIASGAALRTMERMVAAQGGDARVVAEPSRLELAPEKVQVLATRGGFVTGIDALAVGLAGVAMGAGRTRADQAVDFGVGVTLAKKPGEPVAAGEPLATLHLRPGQDAEGLRARVAAAFELGVEAPTRLPLVAGRVTA from the coding sequence ATGAAGCGCAGCATCGTCGAGCTCATCGCCGCCAAACGCGACGGCCACCCCCTCAGCCGCGACGAGATCGCGCGCATCATCGCCGACTTCCAGCGCGGCGAGATCGCCGACTACCAGCTCAGCGCCTTCCTCATGGCGTCGTTCCTGCGCGGCCTGTCGGACGACGAGACCGTGGCGCTCACCGAGGCCATGCTCCACTCGGGCACCGTGCTCGACCTCTCCCACGTGCCGGGCGTGAAGGTCGACAAGCACTCGACCGGCGGCGTCGGCGACAAGGTCTCGATTTGCCTCGCGCCCCTGGTCGCGGCGTGTGGCGTGCCGGTGCCCATGGTGAGCGGCCGCGGGCTCGGCCACACCGGCGGCACGCTCGACAAGCTCGAGGCGATCCCGGGCTTTCGCACCGATCTGCCCACCGCCGATTTCGTGAAGATCGTGTCCGAGGTGGGCACCTGCATGATCGGCCAGACGAAGGACATCGCTCCGGCGGACAAGCGCATTTACGCGCTGCGCGACGTGACCGCGACGGTCGAGTGCATCCCGCTCATCGTGGCGAGCATCCTGTCGAAGAAGCTCGCCGAGGGCATCGACGGGCTCGTGCTCGACGTGAAGGTCGGCAGCGGCGCGTTCATGAAAGACGAGGCCCGCGCGCGCGCGCTGGCCGAGGCGCTCGTTCGCGTGGGCACGGGGGCGAACAAGCACGTCGTCGCGCTGCTCACCCGCATGGACGCGCCGCTCGGGCGCGAGATCGGCAACGCGTCGGAGACGCGCGAGGCGCTCGAGGTGCTCCACGGAGAGGGGCCGAGCGACCTCGTCGAGTGCACCCGCGTGCTGGCTCGCGAGATGCTCCAGCTCGGCCGGGTCGCCGCCACGGCCGAGGAGGCCGACGCGCGGATCGACGAGGCCATCGCGAGCGGCGCCGCGCTCCGCACGATGGAGCGCATGGTGGCCGCGCAGGGCGGTGACGCGCGCGTGGTCGCCGAGCCCTCCCGCCTCGAGCTCGCGCCCGAGAAGGTGCAGGTGCTCGCGACGCGCGGCGGCTTCGTGACGGGGATCGACGCGCTCGCGGTGGGCCTCGCTGGCGTCGCGATGGGCGCGGGCCGCACGCGCGCGGATCAGGCGGTCGACTTCGGCGTGGGTGTCACGCTGGCGAAGAAGCCCGGGGAGCCCGTGGCCGCCGGCGAGCCGCTCGCGACGCTCCACTTGCGCCCTGGCCAGGACGCCGAGGGCCTCCGCGCGCGCGTGGCGGCGGCGTTCGAGCTTGGCGTCGAGGCGCCCACGCGGCTCCCGCTCGTGGCCGGTCGCGTCACGGCGTAG
- the metG gene encoding methionine--tRNA ligase, whose amino-acid sequence MSRFAVTTPIYYVNDVPHLGTAYTTVCADALRRAHELFGDATFLLTGTDEHGLKIERQATERGMAPKDFVDAASAPFRAAWPELLVRPDHFVRTTDEAHKAFVGALWEKIAARGDDLYEGSYEDWYCVGCESFKTEKELEQPGNMCTLHKKPVERLKEDTYFFRLSRFQERLLALYEARPDFIRPRERRNEVISFVKEGLRDLSVSRTSFSWGVGVPGNPRHVMYVWFDALTNYLSSLEATANTAFWPKKGHDATLVHLVGKDILRFHAVYWPAFLFAAGYSEDELPTTVFAHGFLTVDGQKMSKSLRNAVDPLRLARELGPDVLRYQLLRGVAFGQDGDFDHAAMLERYNADLGKNLGNLLQRTLGLCTKLTGGKRPAWRDPTPLETDLVRDVEESLRAARAAWSTLEIHRALEHTWEVSSRANQYVDRAAPWATAKAGDTARTETILATLLEVLRLLGVAIWPAMPQKSDALLAQLGLAPLAPLPLVTGADLFPTTFAPLPGGEPLATGTPLFPMFDKDQVAALLAKLAPPKSEPEASAAPEKTSATAPAKAQGKPDDAPAEPSAPITYDDFARVELRVGLVTACERVPKKDKLLRLTVDLGEPTARTIVAGLAQTFTPEALTGQRVVVVANLAPRDFGKGLVSHGMVLATGPSDALVLATAPETAAPGARLK is encoded by the coding sequence ATGAGCCGCTTCGCCGTCACCACGCCCATCTACTACGTCAACGACGTGCCCCACCTCGGCACGGCCTACACGACCGTGTGCGCCGACGCGCTCCGAAGGGCGCACGAGCTCTTCGGTGACGCCACGTTCCTGCTCACCGGCACCGACGAGCACGGCCTCAAGATCGAGCGGCAGGCGACCGAGCGGGGCATGGCCCCGAAGGACTTCGTCGACGCCGCAAGCGCCCCGTTCCGCGCCGCGTGGCCGGAGCTGCTCGTGCGCCCCGACCACTTCGTGCGCACCACCGACGAGGCGCACAAGGCCTTCGTCGGCGCGCTATGGGAGAAGATCGCCGCCCGCGGCGACGACCTCTACGAGGGCTCCTACGAGGACTGGTACTGCGTCGGCTGCGAGTCGTTCAAGACCGAGAAGGAGCTCGAGCAGCCGGGCAATATGTGCACTCTACACAAGAAGCCGGTCGAGCGCCTGAAGGAGGACACGTACTTCTTTCGCCTGTCGCGCTTCCAAGAGCGCCTCCTCGCCCTCTACGAGGCTCGCCCCGACTTCATTCGCCCTCGCGAGCGACGCAACGAGGTCATCAGCTTCGTGAAGGAGGGGCTCCGCGATCTGTCCGTGTCACGCACGAGCTTCTCGTGGGGCGTCGGCGTGCCCGGCAACCCGCGCCACGTGATGTACGTGTGGTTCGACGCGCTCACGAACTACCTCTCTTCGCTCGAGGCCACCGCGAACACCGCGTTCTGGCCCAAGAAGGGCCACGACGCGACGCTCGTGCACCTCGTCGGCAAAGACATCCTGCGGTTCCATGCCGTGTACTGGCCAGCGTTCTTGTTCGCGGCGGGCTACTCGGAGGACGAGCTCCCCACCACGGTGTTCGCGCACGGCTTCCTCACGGTGGATGGCCAGAAGATGTCGAAGAGCCTGCGAAACGCGGTCGATCCGCTGCGCCTCGCGCGGGAGCTCGGGCCCGACGTGCTTCGCTATCAGCTCCTGCGCGGCGTCGCGTTCGGCCAAGACGGCGACTTCGATCACGCGGCCATGCTCGAGCGCTACAACGCCGACCTCGGCAAGAACCTGGGCAACCTCCTCCAGCGAACGCTCGGGCTCTGCACGAAGCTCACCGGCGGCAAGCGCCCCGCGTGGAGAGACCCCACGCCGCTCGAGACCGACCTCGTGCGCGACGTGGAGGAGTCGCTCCGCGCGGCGCGCGCGGCGTGGTCGACGCTCGAGATCCACCGGGCGCTCGAGCACACGTGGGAGGTCTCGTCGCGGGCCAACCAGTACGTCGACCGCGCGGCCCCGTGGGCGACGGCGAAGGCCGGCGACACGGCGCGCACCGAGACCATCCTCGCGACCCTGCTCGAGGTCCTGCGGCTCCTCGGCGTCGCCATCTGGCCCGCCATGCCCCAAAAGAGCGACGCGCTGCTCGCGCAGCTCGGCCTGGCGCCGCTCGCGCCGCTCCCGCTCGTGACCGGCGCAGACCTGTTCCCCACGACCTTCGCGCCGCTCCCCGGCGGCGAGCCCCTCGCCACCGGGACGCCCCTCTTCCCCATGTTCGACAAAGATCAGGTCGCCGCCCTGCTCGCGAAGCTCGCGCCCCCGAAGTCAGAGCCCGAGGCGAGCGCGGCCCCCGAGAAGACCTCCGCCACCGCGCCGGCGAAGGCGCAAGGCAAGCCCGACGACGCGCCAGCCGAGCCCTCGGCGCCCATTACGTACGACGACTTCGCGCGGGTCGAGCTGCGGGTTGGCCTCGTCACGGCCTGCGAGCGCGTGCCGAAGAAGGACAAGCTCCTCCGCCTCACGGTCGACCTCGGCGAGCCCACCGCGCGCACCATCGTCGCCGGTCTCGCGCAGACCTTCACCCCGGAGGCCCTCACCGGGCAGCGCGTCGTGGTCGTCGCGAACCTCGCGCCGCGCGACTTCGGCAAGGGCCTCGTGTCGCACGGCATGGTGCTCGCCACGGGCCCGTCGGACGCGCTCGTCCTCGCGACCGCGCCGGAGACGGCGGCGCCGGGCGCGAGGCTCAAGTAG